In the Shewanella sp. OMA3-2 genome, one interval contains:
- the rfbC gene encoding dTDP-4-dehydrorhamnose 3,5-epimerase, with amino-acid sequence MNVIETNIADVKIIEPKMFGDDRGYFCETWSQQQFEQSVTGKPTHFVQDNHSKSVKGTLRGLHFQRQQAQGKLIRVISGEIFDVAVDIRIDSSTYGQWVGIVLSADNKRQVWIPAGFAHGFYVLSDSAECVYKCTDYYHPQSEQTVLWNDPNLDIKWPVHAEPLLSVKDQHGLLFKDIRPLVV; translated from the coding sequence ATGAACGTGATTGAAACTAATATAGCCGATGTGAAAATCATCGAGCCTAAGATGTTTGGTGATGACCGAGGCTATTTCTGCGAAACCTGGAGTCAGCAGCAGTTTGAGCAATCAGTGACAGGCAAGCCGACTCATTTTGTACAAGACAATCATTCAAAATCGGTAAAAGGCACCCTGCGCGGATTACATTTTCAGCGTCAGCAGGCTCAAGGTAAGTTAATTCGAGTGATATCTGGTGAGATATTTGATGTTGCAGTTGATATTCGTATTGATTCATCGACATATGGCCAATGGGTTGGGATAGTGTTATCTGCTGACAATAAACGCCAAGTGTGGATCCCGGCAGGTTTTGCTCACGGTTTTTATGTATTAAGTGATTCGGCAGAATGTGTTTATAAGTGTACAGATTATTATCATCCACAATCAGAACAAACGGTCCTGTGGAATGATCCTAATCTAGATATTAAGTGGCCTGTACACGCAGAGCCTTTATTATCGGTAAAAGATCAACACGGACTGTTATTTAAAGATATTAGGCCACTTGTTGTTTGA
- a CDS encoding GIY-YIG nuclease family protein, with protein sequence MEQQSYVYILTNKPNGTLYIGVTASLVKRIYEHKNNVFDGFSKKYNTKQLVYFEVYDDIYQAITREKQLKKWNRDWKIKLIDKSNPRWVDLYYGLL encoded by the coding sequence ATGGAGCAGCAATCGTACGTTTATATACTCACCAACAAACCTAACGGTACTCTTTATATAGGAGTAACCGCTTCATTGGTAAAGCGTATATATGAGCATAAAAATAACGTTTTTGATGGATTTAGCAAAAAATATAACACCAAGCAATTAGTTTATTTTGAAGTTTATGATGATATTTATCAAGCTATCACTCGCGAGAAACAGCTTAAAAAATGGAATCGTGATTGGAAAATAAAATTGATAGATAAAAGTAACCCTCGCTGGGTCGATCTTTATTATGGTTTACTTTAA
- a CDS encoding ABC transporter ATP-binding protein, with amino-acid sequence MFKFFESLVQPLPPEEPTQPPKGLYAFCRHYTKGFGRPLIIMSVLTALLAMLEVSLFGFMGQLVDWLVTKDPETLWQDESNTLITMSIIVLVIIPFLVWLHASIVYQTLLGNYPMAIRWMAHRYLLKQSISFYQDDFAGRVATKVMQTALAVRETVMKLLDVLVYILVYFTSMLVMIASADLRLMLPMLIWLAAYVAIQWKLVPKLKAIATEQADARSTMTGRIVDSYTNISTVKLFSHTQQETEYAKDSMMIFLKTVYGQMRLVTVINVSVQIINYILAFTIAAVSIWLWADDAITVGAIAIAVSLALRLNGMSQWIMWEISSLFENIGTVTDGMNTLSKSILIEDKVDAKPLNVSQGQIDFNQVSFHYGEKTGVIEGLDLHIKAGEKVGLVGRSGAGKSTLVNLLMRFHDIEQGEILIDHQGLKDVTQDSLRAHIGMVTQDTSLLHRSIRENILYGDPNASEAQLVAAIQQAQATEFIAALTDPHGNVGLDAQVGERGVKLSGGQRQRIAIARVLLKNAPILLLDEATSALDSEVEAAIQESLYELMEGKTVIAIAHRLSTIAAMDRLIVLDKGKIVEQGSHQELIASGGIYSQLWAHQTGGFLGLD; translated from the coding sequence ATGTTTAAATTTTTTGAATCACTCGTACAACCTTTGCCACCAGAAGAACCGACTCAACCGCCAAAAGGCTTATATGCTTTTTGCCGTCATTATACCAAAGGGTTCGGCAGGCCATTAATTATCATGTCAGTGCTAACGGCGCTATTGGCGATGCTAGAAGTGTCCCTTTTTGGCTTTATGGGGCAACTGGTTGACTGGCTGGTCACTAAAGACCCCGAAACATTATGGCAAGATGAAAGTAACACGTTAATCACCATGTCAATTATTGTGTTAGTCATTATCCCGTTTCTGGTTTGGCTGCATGCATCAATTGTGTATCAAACCTTACTAGGTAACTATCCAATGGCTATCCGCTGGATGGCGCACCGTTACCTATTAAAACAAAGTATTTCATTCTACCAAGATGACTTTGCAGGTCGCGTCGCCACCAAAGTCATGCAAACAGCCCTTGCTGTGCGTGAAACTGTGATGAAGCTACTGGATGTATTGGTATACATTTTAGTGTACTTCACTTCAATGTTAGTCATGATAGCCAGTGCTGACTTACGCTTAATGTTACCAATGCTAATTTGGTTAGCCGCCTATGTGGCCATTCAATGGAAACTGGTGCCAAAACTAAAAGCGATCGCCACAGAACAAGCCGATGCACGTTCAACCATGACTGGGCGTATTGTTGACAGCTATACCAATATATCCACCGTAAAACTGTTTTCTCATACCCAGCAAGAAACCGAGTATGCCAAAGACAGCATGATGATTTTTTTAAAAACTGTTTACGGCCAAATGCGTTTGGTAACCGTGATTAACGTATCGGTACAAATTATCAACTACATTTTAGCCTTCACCATTGCTGCAGTCTCTATTTGGCTATGGGCGGACGATGCTATCACAGTCGGCGCAATTGCCATTGCGGTCAGTTTAGCGCTGCGACTCAATGGCATGTCTCAATGGATAATGTGGGAAATCAGTTCATTATTTGAAAATATCGGCACAGTGACAGATGGCATGAATACCTTATCTAAGTCTATTTTGATTGAAGATAAAGTCGATGCCAAGCCGCTCAATGTTAGCCAAGGTCAGATTGATTTTAATCAGGTTAGCTTTCATTACGGGGAAAAAACGGGGGTAATTGAAGGGTTAGACTTACACATTAAAGCCGGTGAAAAAGTCGGTTTAGTAGGACGTTCAGGCGCGGGTAAATCTACCCTAGTGAATTTATTAATGCGCTTTCATGACATCGAACAAGGTGAGATTTTAATTGACCATCAAGGATTAAAGGATGTTACCCAGGACTCATTACGCGCTCATATCGGTATGGTGACACAGGACACATCGCTGTTGCATCGCTCGATCCGTGAAAATATTCTTTATGGTGACCCTAATGCCAGCGAAGCACAATTAGTTGCAGCCATTCAACAGGCACAAGCCACCGAGTTTATTGCCGCCTTAACAGATCCACATGGTAATGTCGGCTTAGACGCGCAAGTCGGTGAGCGCGGTGTAAAACTGTCAGGCGGACAACGTCAACGTATCGCCATTGCTCGGGTGCTACTTAAAAACGCCCCAATTTTGCTTTTAGATGAAGCCACATCAGCACTCGACTCAGAAGTTGAAGCGGCCATTCAAGAATCATTATATGAATTAATGGAAGGTAAAACCGTTATCGCTATTGCTCATAGACTATCAACCATAGCCGCGATGGACAGATTAATCGTGTTAGACAAAGGCAAAATAGTTGAACAAGGTAGCCACCAAGAACTTATCGCCAGCGGCGGTATTTATAGCCAACTTTGGGCACATCAAACAGGCGGTTTTTTAGGGCTAGATTAA
- a CDS encoding DNA-3-methyladenine glycosylase 2 family protein: MAILPEHDCTILAEVCRQARLSRDARFDGQFYTGVFSTGIYCRSICPASPPHERNVRYFDSSIKAANHGLRPCLRCRPDSAPHSYAWIGTQTTLQRAIKLIDNGAMSGESALSVEQLSDKLGISSRYLVKLFSQYFGTSPKQYALYQQVMFAKRLLHQTRLPITEVALASGFNSIRSFNETFKKALQLTPTALRKGLNKVSVNKSEEIVQTASTLKHSNDQKDDINTCASITLKLSYRPPLNWSAMHDFYHLRQVTNMEWLAENVYGRSFNLNGVKGILQLKHIKTQSLFELTVKFVQPEDSRYLAAVVNAVRKMLDLDADMLTIERQLKSIKAIDINAVVLKPGLRIPATFSVFEAACRAVLGQQVSVVQASKLLNTLVEHYGERIMLDQQTFRLFPTPEAIASASLDELNMPGARKLALNGLGQFVNDHPQSSPLDWLNVKGIGPWTVAYAQMRGESQSNILLTGDLVIKNRLNALCNKGGISIETVKQYQQLADQVAEQAAPWGSYLTFQLWSAE, translated from the coding sequence GTGGCTATTCTTCCCGAACATGATTGCACTATTTTGGCAGAGGTTTGTCGTCAAGCTAGGCTTAGCCGTGATGCGCGATTTGATGGTCAATTTTATACTGGCGTTTTTAGCACGGGTATTTATTGCCGCTCTATTTGTCCTGCGTCACCGCCCCATGAGAGAAATGTTCGTTACTTTGATAGCTCAATAAAAGCCGCTAATCATGGCTTACGTCCATGCTTACGTTGTCGACCAGATAGCGCACCTCATTCTTATGCCTGGATTGGCACTCAAACCACATTGCAGCGAGCGATAAAGCTGATTGATAATGGCGCTATGTCGGGTGAATCGGCGCTTAGTGTTGAGCAGTTATCCGATAAACTTGGTATTAGCAGCCGCTATTTAGTGAAATTATTTAGTCAATATTTTGGCACATCACCAAAGCAATATGCCTTATATCAACAAGTGATGTTTGCTAAAAGATTATTACACCAAACGAGATTACCGATAACCGAAGTTGCACTTGCATCAGGGTTTAATAGTATTCGCAGTTTTAATGAAACGTTTAAGAAAGCACTACAATTAACGCCTACTGCGCTTAGAAAAGGTCTAAATAAGGTCTCTGTTAATAAAAGCGAAGAAATAGTTCAAACAGCATCGACACTTAAGCACAGCAATGATCAAAAAGATGACATTAACACTTGCGCAAGCATTACATTAAAACTCAGTTATCGCCCTCCATTAAACTGGTCTGCAATGCATGATTTTTATCATTTAAGGCAAGTTACCAATATGGAGTGGTTGGCTGAGAATGTTTATGGTCGAAGTTTTAATCTTAATGGTGTTAAAGGTATATTGCAGCTCAAGCACATAAAGACTCAGTCTTTGTTTGAACTAACCGTAAAATTTGTGCAACCAGAGGATTCGCGTTACTTAGCCGCAGTGGTGAATGCTGTTAGAAAGATGCTTGACCTAGATGCAGACATGTTGACTATTGAACGCCAACTGAAAAGTATTAAGGCTATCGATATTAATGCTGTTGTATTAAAGCCAGGGTTAAGAATACCGGCCACGTTTTCGGTGTTTGAAGCGGCATGTCGAGCTGTGCTTGGTCAACAAGTTAGCGTGGTACAAGCCTCTAAATTGCTCAATACCTTAGTTGAACATTATGGTGAGCGTATAATGCTTGATCAGCAAACGTTTCGCTTGTTCCCGACACCTGAAGCTATTGCAAGTGCTAGCCTAGATGAACTTAACATGCCAGGAGCAAGAAAGTTAGCCTTAAATGGGCTCGGTCAGTTTGTGAATGATCATCCGCAATCTTCACCACTGGATTGGCTTAATGTTAAAGGTATTGGCCCCTGGACTGTCGCCTATGCGCAAATGCGCGGTGAAAGTCAGTCTAATATATTGCTAACTGGCGATCTTGTTATCAAAAACCGCTTAAACGCATTATGTAACAAGGGCGGTATTAGCATTGAAACCGTCAAACAATATCAACAGTTGGCAGATCAGGTTGCTGAGCAAGCTGCACCATGGGGCAGCTACTTAACGTTTCAGTTATGGTCAGCCGAGTAA
- a CDS encoding methylated-DNA--[protein]-cysteine S-methyltransferase: MVNQYQPPVLAVNLTSPVGLLSVKASSEGLTHLTVVDIDRKSADVEIFEQVIELEFNNEQSDVLKPQQKHQALQHINKVHQQLTEYFGGKRKMFELSLAPKGTVFQHQVWQALSAMHYGEVCSYSDIANGINRPKAVRAVGAANGANPIAIIVPCHRVIGKSGKLTGYAYGLAMKQFLLALEIKYQN, encoded by the coding sequence ATGGTTAATCAATATCAGCCGCCAGTATTAGCAGTTAATTTAACCAGCCCAGTAGGCCTGTTGTCAGTAAAAGCCTCAAGCGAAGGGCTGACTCATTTGACGGTTGTTGATATTGACCGCAAGTCAGCTGACGTTGAAATATTTGAGCAGGTTATTGAGCTTGAATTCAATAATGAGCAATCAGATGTGCTAAAACCACAACAAAAACATCAGGCTTTGCAACACATAAACAAGGTTCATCAGCAGTTAACCGAATACTTTGGCGGGAAACGAAAGATGTTTGAGTTATCACTCGCGCCTAAGGGCACTGTATTTCAGCATCAAGTTTGGCAAGCGTTATCAGCCATGCACTATGGTGAGGTTTGCAGTTACAGCGACATTGCTAATGGTATAAATCGCCCTAAAGCGGTCAGGGCTGTTGGGGCCGCAAATGGGGCAAACCCGATTGCAATAATCGTCCCGTGTCATAGGGTTATTGGTAAAAGTGGTAAATTAACCGGCTATGCCTATGGATTAGCGATGAAGCAGTTTTTATTGGCGTTAGAGATTAAATATCAAAACTAA
- a CDS encoding protein-tyrosine phosphatase family protein, translated as MKQVFWLIDGQLAGRSGPNKDAWDLTELKAAGFGAIASLNDGAMCDTQAMADLGIAHQVFNLPDNIPPVESDVEICAEIMPKVLAFIRQAESENKAVLLHCRSGINRTELMMAYYLMENGAAPVHAVSQVRNASGLAFDAEGWDQFVYDVLYRLQSSSN; from the coding sequence ATGAAACAAGTTTTTTGGTTAATAGATGGGCAACTTGCAGGACGTAGTGGTCCCAATAAAGATGCATGGGATTTAACAGAGTTAAAGGCCGCAGGGTTTGGTGCGATAGCCTCTCTGAATGATGGTGCTATGTGTGACACACAAGCTATGGCTGATTTAGGTATAGCGCATCAAGTATTTAACTTACCTGATAATATTCCACCTGTTGAAAGTGATGTTGAAATTTGTGCTGAAATTATGCCTAAGGTATTAGCATTTATTCGTCAGGCTGAATCGGAAAATAAAGCAGTATTACTACATTGCCGTTCGGGGATTAATCGTACCGAACTTATGATGGCGTATTATTTAATGGAAAATGGTGCTGCACCTGTGCATGCAGTGAGTCAGGTACGCAATGCCAGTGGATTAGCGTTTGACGCTGAAGGCTGGGACCAGTTTGTTTACGACGTGTTATACAGATTACAAAGTTCATCTAACTAA
- a CDS encoding chemotaxis protein, with protein sequence MASKVSKASQSQGLLLFHLNQSQLFALGTLKIRELVPFTALTKIPNSHPSIMGAAAVRGGTIPVIDMAAGIGFRPIDESELKNCFIIITDCQRMVIGFVVRAIDKIIECNWRDIEPPATNLGKNAFLTGVTRFEGQLVQLLDVELLLSKIFPHDPSVNRAILTDVQREKLKPLRILIVDDSKVARKQLSDALDSMNIAYQVTSNGQEALTMMVDAAKERRPVDLLVSDIEMPGLDGYELSFEVKDNPDIAKAYIILHTSLSSEISLSQAKQVGANEALTKFDAKELIEAMLRGAKYLSDTANLVKSPR encoded by the coding sequence ATGGCATCAAAGGTTAGTAAAGCAAGTCAATCACAAGGATTGCTCTTGTTTCATTTAAATCAGAGTCAATTGTTTGCATTGGGCACATTAAAAATTCGTGAGTTGGTGCCTTTTACTGCATTGACAAAAATCCCTAATTCTCATCCTAGTATTATGGGCGCAGCGGCTGTGCGTGGTGGTACTATTCCGGTTATCGATATGGCCGCAGGTATTGGATTTAGACCGATTGATGAAAGTGAATTAAAAAATTGTTTTATTATTATTACTGACTGCCAGCGAATGGTGATTGGTTTTGTTGTGCGTGCAATAGACAAAATTATTGAATGTAATTGGCGCGATATTGAACCGCCGGCGACTAATTTAGGCAAGAACGCCTTTTTAACGGGAGTCACGCGTTTTGAAGGTCAGTTAGTGCAATTGTTAGATGTTGAGTTATTACTATCAAAAATCTTCCCGCATGACCCATCAGTTAACCGTGCCATTTTGACCGATGTGCAACGTGAAAAACTCAAACCTTTGCGTATTTTAATTGTTGATGACTCAAAAGTTGCCCGTAAGCAGCTATCCGATGCATTAGATTCAATGAATATTGCCTACCAAGTGACATCTAATGGCCAAGAAGCATTAACTATGATGGTTGATGCGGCAAAAGAGCGCAGACCAGTAGACTTACTGGTGAGTGACATAGAAATGCCTGGTCTTGATGGATATGAGTTATCATTTGAGGTCAAAGATAATCCCGACATTGCTAAAGCTTATATTATTTTACATACCTCGCTTTCAAGTGAAATTAGTTTAAGCCAAGCTAAGCAAGTTGGTGCTAATGAAGCGTTAACTAAGTTTGATGCCAAAGAGCTGATTGAAGCCATGCTTCGTGGTGCAAAATATCTTAGCGATACAGCAAACTTGGTTAAATCCCCCCGTTAG
- the sstT gene encoding serine/threonine transporter SstT: MNQNTSLFARIANGSLVLQIIGGIIFGVILASVSSEAAGQVAFLGDLFVGALKAIAPILVFVLVASSIANQKKDSQTNMRPIIMLYLIGTLAAAITAVMFSFMFPTTLLLATGIEGSNPPQGIGEVLNTLMFKVVDNPVNALMTGNYIGILAWGIGLGVAMHHASESSKRMLSDISDGVSTIVRFVIRLAPIGIFGLVAATFATTGFAALAWYGQLLLVLVGAMLFIALVVNPLIVYIKIKRNPYPLVLKCLRSSGVTAFFTRSSAANIPVNMALCEELKLHKDTYSVSIPLGATVNMGGAAITITVLTLAAVNTLGIQIDIMTAILLSVVAAVSACGASGVAGGSLLLIPLACSLFGISNDVAMQVVAVGFIIGVIQDSAETALNSSTDVVFTAAACEAAENKANLV; the protein is encoded by the coding sequence ATGAATCAAAACACATCACTGTTTGCACGTATTGCTAATGGTAGCTTAGTACTACAAATTATTGGCGGGATCATTTTTGGCGTTATCCTTGCCTCTGTGTCAAGCGAAGCCGCAGGGCAGGTTGCTTTTTTAGGTGATCTATTTGTCGGCGCATTAAAAGCTATTGCACCTATTTTAGTGTTCGTTTTAGTCGCATCATCTATTGCGAATCAAAAGAAAGACAGCCAAACCAATATGCGTCCAATTATCATGCTGTATTTGATTGGTACTTTAGCCGCAGCGATTACCGCGGTTATGTTCAGTTTCATGTTTCCAACCACATTATTATTAGCCACAGGTATTGAAGGTTCTAACCCTCCACAGGGGATTGGCGAAGTACTAAATACTTTAATGTTTAAAGTGGTTGATAATCCGGTTAATGCATTAATGACAGGTAATTATATTGGCATTTTAGCCTGGGGCATTGGCTTAGGTGTGGCAATGCACCATGCAAGTGAGTCAAGCAAACGTATGTTATCTGATATAAGCGATGGCGTGTCGACCATTGTACGGTTTGTTATTCGTTTAGCGCCTATTGGTATTTTCGGTTTAGTTGCGGCAACTTTTGCCACCACGGGCTTTGCAGCGTTAGCCTGGTACGGTCAACTATTGTTGGTGCTAGTTGGCGCTATGTTGTTTATTGCATTGGTGGTAAATCCACTAATTGTATACATTAAAATTAAACGTAACCCTTACCCACTGGTATTAAAATGCTTACGTTCAAGTGGCGTTACCGCGTTTTTCACCCGTTCAAGTGCCGCTAATATTCCAGTTAATATGGCCTTGTGTGAAGAGTTAAAGCTGCATAAAGATACTTATTCAGTGTCAATTCCACTGGGCGCCACTGTTAACATGGGTGGGGCTGCGATTACGATTACAGTACTGACTTTAGCTGCTGTTAATACCTTAGGAATTCAAATTGATATTATGACGGCAATTTTACTCAGTGTCGTTGCTGCAGTATCTGCTTGTGGCGCATCAGGTGTTGCTGGTGGCTCGTTATTGCTAATCCCTTTGGCATGTAGCCTATTTGGTATTTCAAATGATGTCGCTATGCAAGTTGTTGCGGTTGGCTTTATTATTGGGGTTATTCAAGACTCTGCTGAAACAGCCTTAAATAGTTCAACTGATGTGGTGTTTACCGCTGCGGCTTGTGAAGCGGCGGAGAATAAAGCAAATCTAGTTTAA
- a CDS encoding pseudouridine synthase → MHIFTYQPPSIPWLDIRYVDRDIIVINKPSGLLSNPGRAPETRDCAINRVLERYSDAILVHRLDCDTSGILIFARNKKAESHLKTQFQNRQAKKVYIAEVIGHIASQAGQIDLALGPMIDNPPFQHVTDQGKTAITDYKVIELRPHSTLIELSPHTGRTHQLRVHMLALGHPILGDTFYADKAGIDASPRLKLHAQSLTITHPYKQTLLAFVSLAHF, encoded by the coding sequence ATGCACATTTTTACTTATCAGCCACCCAGCATTCCTTGGCTAGACATTCGATACGTAGACAGAGACATTATTGTAATCAATAAGCCGTCAGGATTATTATCTAATCCAGGGCGAGCGCCTGAAACTCGTGACTGTGCGATTAATCGGGTACTTGAGCGATATTCTGACGCCATTTTGGTTCATCGACTTGACTGTGACACCTCAGGTATTTTAATTTTCGCCCGTAATAAAAAAGCGGAATCACATTTAAAAACTCAATTTCAAAATCGGCAGGCTAAAAAAGTCTATATTGCAGAAGTCATTGGCCATATCGCCAGCCAAGCAGGCCAAATTGATTTAGCTTTAGGGCCAATGATAGATAATCCGCCTTTTCAACATGTCACCGACCAAGGCAAAACGGCTATAACCGACTATAAAGTCATTGAACTACGTCCCCACTCCACTTTAATTGAACTTAGCCCGCATACTGGTAGAACCCACCAGCTTAGGGTACATATGTTGGCGTTAGGTCATCCTATTCTTGGCGACACATTTTATGCTGATAAAGCTGGCATAGATGCTAGCCCACGATTAAAATTACATGCTCAGTCGTTAACGATTACTCATCCCTATAAGCAAACCCTATTAGCATTTGTTAGCTTGGCTCATTTTTAG
- a CDS encoding protein disulfide oxidoreductase, translating into MNSKISLRQRMRTGSFWLKQLRDLGIMLVIFFAIAAYLQRDMINGQAPTLTAVTINQQPFDLTSLASTSTKPTLVYFWGTWCSACKITSPMVNSVAESTDYQVISIAVASGSDDDIAQHMQLNQLSFEVINEEQLPQVLNQPSLSQQWGANAFPSIYIIDNNQHIRFVTAGVTTSWGLKLRLWLTTFL; encoded by the coding sequence ATGAACAGTAAAATCTCACTTCGCCAACGTATGCGTACCGGCTCATTCTGGCTAAAACAACTGCGCGACCTCGGTATTATGCTAGTGATTTTTTTCGCTATAGCCGCTTATTTACAACGCGACATGATCAATGGCCAAGCGCCCACTTTAACGGCTGTGACGATAAACCAACAGCCTTTTGACTTAACGTCGTTAGCATCAACATCAACTAAGCCCACACTGGTTTACTTTTGGGGCACCTGGTGTTCAGCGTGTAAAATAACCTCACCAATGGTCAACTCAGTTGCTGAGTCAACCGATTATCAAGTCATATCGATTGCCGTTGCTTCAGGCTCTGATGATGATATCGCACAACATATGCAACTGAATCAGCTCAGTTTTGAAGTCATTAACGAAGAACAATTACCACAAGTATTAAATCAGCCGAGTTTATCGCAACAATGGGGCGCAAATGCTTTTCCTTCTATTTATATTATTGATAATAATCAGCATATCCGCTTTGTTACCGCAGGTGTCACCACGAGTTGGGGCTTAAAATTACGTTTATGGCTGACGACTTTTTTGTAA
- a CDS encoding acyl carrier protein phosphodiesterase, which yields MNFLAHLHLADISDTHLSANLAGDFAKGSIIDHPKHLQQGIWLHRQIDIVTDSHEIIKDLLTQFPTSSRRVAPILIDLAFDHYLAYYWEEYHQQSLQDFTQKAYQCMQTTADLPAKLQTIIPSIIQQDWLSSYQSKQGLNQAITGVSKRLSKPELFNSAIKDVDKLYIEIEIAFRTFYPQLMAYSRIYSRKTPAEYLV from the coding sequence ATGAACTTTTTAGCACATTTACATCTCGCAGATATTAGCGACACCCACCTCTCTGCTAATCTTGCTGGTGATTTTGCTAAAGGCAGCATAATCGATCACCCTAAACACTTGCAGCAAGGGATCTGGTTACATAGACAAATTGACATAGTGACGGACTCTCATGAAATCATTAAGGATTTATTAACTCAGTTTCCAACCAGTTCTCGTCGGGTTGCGCCTATTTTAATCGATCTCGCATTTGATCATTATCTGGCTTATTACTGGGAAGAATATCATCAACAATCATTACAAGATTTCACTCAAAAAGCTTATCAATGCATGCAGACAACTGCAGACTTACCAGCCAAACTGCAAACGATTATTCCAAGTATTATTCAACAAGACTGGTTAAGCAGTTATCAATCGAAACAAGGTTTGAACCAGGCCATTACTGGCGTCAGTAAGCGTCTGTCTAAACCTGAGTTATTTAATAGCGCGATAAAAGATGTTGATAAACTTTACATCGAAATTGAAATTGCATTCCGCACCTTTTACCCTCAACTAATGGCGTACAGCCGTATTTATAGTCGTAAAACGCCTGCAGAATATTTAGTTTAA
- the queA gene encoding tRNA preQ1(34) S-adenosylmethionine ribosyltransferase-isomerase QueA, producing the protein MRVTDFSFDLPDELIARYPTAQRNASRLLTLDGHNGALADKTFTDLLQMINPGDLMVFNNTRVIPARLFGQKSTGGKLEVLVERMLDDKRILAHVRSSKSPKVDSLINLDAGYQMKMVARHDALFELELLSDNTILEVLEQIGHMPLPPYIDRPDEDADKERYQTVYNQKPGAVAAPTAGLHFDDAMLAALKDKGVNIAFVTLHVGAGTFQPVRVDNVLEHIMHSEWADVPKEVVELIAQTKAAGKRVVAVGTTSVRSLESAAKACGDNPLTEFCGDTDIFIYPGYQFKVVDAMVTNFHLPESTLIMLLSAFAGYEEVMKAYHHAIEQKYRFFSYGDAMFVTKKAP; encoded by the coding sequence ATGCGCGTCACTGACTTTTCGTTTGATCTTCCTGATGAATTGATTGCACGGTATCCAACCGCACAACGTAATGCATCACGTTTACTGACGCTTGATGGCCATAATGGCGCGTTAGCGGATAAAACATTCACCGATTTATTACAAATGATAAATCCTGGTGATTTGATGGTGTTCAACAATACCCGCGTGATCCCCGCACGATTATTTGGCCAAAAATCAACTGGCGGAAAACTAGAAGTCCTTGTGGAGCGCATGTTAGATGACAAGCGTATTCTGGCTCACGTGCGCAGTTCAAAATCGCCAAAAGTAGACAGTTTAATTAATTTAGATGCTGGCTACCAAATGAAAATGGTTGCTCGCCATGATGCTTTATTTGAGCTTGAGCTGCTATCTGATAACACGATTTTAGAAGTCCTTGAGCAAATCGGCCATATGCCGTTACCTCCTTATATTGACCGTCCCGATGAAGATGCTGATAAAGAGCGTTATCAAACAGTGTATAACCAAAAGCCAGGTGCAGTTGCTGCCCCTACGGCGGGTTTACACTTTGATGATGCAATGCTTGCGGCATTGAAAGATAAAGGCGTAAATATTGCGTTTGTTACGCTTCATGTTGGTGCGGGTACTTTTCAGCCAGTAAGAGTGGATAACGTGCTTGAGCACATCATGCATTCGGAATGGGCGGATGTGCCAAAAGAGGTGGTTGAGTTAATTGCACAAACTAAAGCCGCAGGAAAGCGTGTTGTCGCGGTCGGTACGACTTCTGTACGTTCGTTAGAAAGCGCAGCTAAAGCATGTGGCGATAATCCATTAACCGAGTTTTGTGGTGATACAGATATTTTTATTTATCCTGGTTATCAATTTAAAGTCGTTGACGCTATGGTGACTAATTTCCATCTTCCTGAGTCGACATTAATCATGCTATTGAGCGCATTTGCCGGTTATGAAGAGGTGATGAAGGCCTATCATCACGCAATTGAGCAAAAATATCGCTTTTTTAGCTATGGCGATGCGATGTTTGTGACGAAAAAAGCCCCGTAA